Proteins co-encoded in one Arthrobacter alpinus genomic window:
- a CDS encoding cytochrome c → MKALSQKRRHPLAALALLVMGLMMTGGLYAVVTTVNEAKADTTTYSAHEVGEGEKLFIANCATCHGLGASGTDAGPSLAGVGAAAVDFQVGTGRMPMQMQGPQARKKPTQFTTDQTRQMAAYVASLGDGPALPAEEYIDGEGNAAAGGELFRVNCAMCHNAAAAGGALTRGKFAPSLAGVSNSHIYSAMVTGPQNMPVFNDANITPEGKRDIITFLNTIENQGNPGGAKLGSLGPVSEGLFLWTAVLGVIIGFTIWLTSRTS, encoded by the coding sequence GTGAAGGCACTTTCGCAGAAGCGACGTCATCCGCTGGCCGCACTAGCGTTGCTAGTCATGGGGCTCATGATGACAGGTGGGCTATACGCCGTTGTCACAACCGTGAATGAGGCCAAGGCCGACACCACCACCTACAGTGCGCATGAAGTTGGCGAGGGCGAGAAGCTCTTCATTGCCAACTGTGCAACCTGTCACGGCCTCGGCGCCAGCGGCACTGACGCAGGACCGTCATTGGCTGGCGTAGGCGCCGCAGCTGTTGACTTCCAGGTCGGCACGGGACGCATGCCCATGCAGATGCAGGGCCCCCAGGCCCGCAAGAAGCCGACGCAGTTCACCACGGACCAGACCCGCCAGATGGCCGCATACGTAGCCAGTCTGGGCGATGGCCCCGCACTGCCTGCCGAGGAATACATCGACGGCGAAGGCAACGCAGCCGCCGGTGGTGAGTTGTTCCGCGTCAACTGCGCCATGTGCCACAACGCCGCCGCCGCCGGTGGCGCCCTGACCCGTGGGAAGTTCGCTCCGTCGCTTGCCGGCGTTTCAAACAGCCACATTTACAGCGCCATGGTGACTGGACCCCAGAACATGCCGGTCTTCAACGATGCCAACATCACCCCCGAGGGTAAGCGGGACATCATCACGTTCCTGAACACCATCGAAAACCAGGGCAACCCTGGTGGCGCCAAGCTTGGCTCACTGGGACCGGTATCTGAGGGCTTGTTCCTCTGGACTGCTGTTCTGGGTGTCATCATCGGCTTCACCATCTGGCTGACCTCACGGACCTCCTAG
- a CDS encoding cytochrome c oxidase subunit 3 encodes MTTATHAPSTPAHPTLNRPNMVSVGTVVWLSSELMFFAGLFAMYFTLRSTTGGLWAEESAKLNFPFALVNTLILVSSSFACQMGVFTAENLRPRRTGSFFQFSKWGMTEWFLLTFVLGSIFVAGQATEYAMLTSEHVTLNSNAYGSAFYMTTGFHGLHVLGGLIAFLLIVGRAFAAKKFGHFEATSAIVTSYYWHFVDVVWIGLFLVIYVLK; translated from the coding sequence GTGACAACTGCAACCCACGCCCCCAGTACCCCGGCGCATCCGACGCTGAACCGTCCGAACATGGTTTCTGTAGGAACCGTAGTTTGGCTGTCCAGTGAGCTGATGTTTTTTGCCGGCCTTTTTGCCATGTACTTCACGCTGCGTTCCACCACCGGTGGATTGTGGGCGGAAGAATCGGCCAAGCTGAACTTCCCGTTCGCCCTGGTTAACACCCTTATTCTGGTTTCCAGCTCCTTTGCCTGCCAGATGGGCGTGTTCACCGCGGAGAACCTTCGGCCTCGCCGCACCGGAAGCTTCTTCCAGTTCTCCAAGTGGGGAATGACGGAGTGGTTCCTGTTGACCTTCGTTCTTGGATCAATCTTTGTAGCCGGTCAGGCGACCGAATACGCAATGTTGACCTCCGAGCACGTGACCTTGAATTCAAACGCCTATGGCTCCGCTTTCTACATGACGACTGGCTTCCACGGCTTGCACGTCCTTGGCGGTCTCATAGCCTTCCTCCTCATTGTTGGCCGCGCCTTTGCAGCCAAGAAGTTTGGACACTTTGAAGCTACGAGCGCGATCGTGACTTCGTACTACTGGCACTTCGTGGATGTCGTGTGGATTGGCCTCTTCTTGGTCATCTACGTCCTGAAATAA
- the trpD gene encoding anthranilate phosphoribosyltransferase, producing MNPLQDASASNHTWPNLIAALIAGNDLEQDATAWAMNTIMAGDASDAQISGFLVALRAKGETVAEVTGLVEAMLSNARPLQVSSEALDIVGTGGDRLNTVNISTMAALVCAGAGATVVKHGNRASSSAAGSADVLESLGVRLDLSLEMVERAATEVGITFCFANFFHPSMRYAAVARRELAVPTAFNFLGPLTNPARVVASAIGVADVRMAPLMAGVLAARNIRALVFRGSDGLDELTTTGTSTIWEVRGNSITESHFDPLDLGIPRATIEDLRGQNAEFNAGVVRRILDGERSPVRDAVVLNAAAGLVAYDPNSDGTLLERMAAAVVRAKASIDSGAAAKVLTRWVALSSQAQQN from the coding sequence GTGAATCCTCTTCAAGACGCTTCGGCAAGCAACCACACCTGGCCAAATCTCATTGCCGCATTGATTGCGGGAAACGATCTGGAGCAGGACGCGACCGCGTGGGCAATGAACACGATCATGGCTGGCGACGCCAGTGACGCACAGATATCCGGGTTCCTGGTGGCGCTTCGAGCCAAGGGAGAAACTGTTGCGGAAGTGACGGGGCTTGTGGAGGCGATGCTCTCCAACGCCCGTCCATTGCAGGTATCGAGTGAAGCTCTGGACATTGTTGGCACGGGCGGAGACCGCCTCAATACGGTCAACATTTCCACCATGGCCGCCCTGGTCTGTGCCGGAGCGGGCGCCACCGTTGTCAAGCACGGAAACCGGGCATCTTCCTCGGCTGCTGGTTCGGCCGACGTGCTGGAGAGCCTGGGAGTACGGTTGGACCTGTCGCTGGAGATGGTGGAACGTGCGGCGACAGAAGTGGGTATTACCTTCTGTTTTGCAAACTTCTTCCACCCCTCCATGCGTTACGCAGCAGTTGCTCGAAGGGAACTTGCCGTCCCCACCGCCTTCAACTTCCTAGGTCCGCTCACTAATCCTGCCCGTGTGGTGGCATCAGCCATTGGGGTGGCGGATGTCCGTATGGCCCCTCTCATGGCGGGCGTGCTTGCGGCCAGAAATATTCGCGCACTCGTCTTCCGTGGCAGCGATGGGCTGGATGAATTGACGACGACGGGCACCTCCACGATCTGGGAGGTCAGGGGCAATTCCATCACCGAAAGCCACTTTGATCCGTTGGATCTGGGTATCCCTCGCGCCACTATTGAAGACCTGCGGGGGCAGAATGCAGAATTCAATGCGGGGGTAGTCCGCCGCATCCTGGATGGCGAACGCTCGCCAGTGCGTGATGCAGTGGTCCTCAATGCCGCGGCAGGCCTGGTGGCCTATGACCCTAACAGTGACGGAACTCTGCTCGAGCGGATGGCCGCCGCCGTGGTGCGGGCCAAGGCCTCCATCGATAGTGGGGCGGCCGCCAAGGTTCTCACACGCTGGGTGGCCTTGAGCAGCCAGGCCCAGCAGAACTAG
- a CDS encoding copper homeostasis protein CutC, protein MYLEIAVQDVPGAQLAATHGADRIELCSALQLGGLTPSQGLLTSIHAAAPALPIHALIRPRPGDYVYDAAAVALMVAEIKEMRDGGATGVVIGALTSDDTIDYAAVETLVAAADGLHITFHRAVDHLFMNDAVAAVPRLASLGVARILSSGGSTRAGTGLAQLQAMHEAAEGALSIMAGGGVDIADFAAFHGAGLRDVHLSAKRTVNQSSPAPLTEAAQAEDNSYFATDPGLVEQAGIAARALA, encoded by the coding sequence ATGTACCTTGAAATTGCTGTTCAGGATGTTCCCGGAGCCCAGCTGGCAGCCACCCATGGTGCTGACCGGATTGAGTTGTGCTCTGCTCTCCAGCTCGGTGGTCTCACGCCGTCGCAGGGATTACTGACCAGCATTCACGCAGCCGCACCAGCCTTGCCAATCCACGCGCTGATTCGGCCGCGTCCCGGCGACTACGTCTATGACGCGGCGGCCGTGGCTCTCATGGTGGCCGAGATCAAGGAAATGCGCGACGGCGGCGCCACCGGTGTGGTCATTGGCGCTCTGACCTCCGATGACACCATTGACTATGCTGCAGTAGAGACCTTGGTGGCAGCCGCAGACGGATTGCACATCACCTTCCACCGGGCCGTGGACCACCTCTTCATGAACGACGCCGTTGCTGCCGTTCCGCGTTTGGCCAGCCTAGGGGTTGCCCGCATCTTGAGTTCCGGTGGCTCTACCAGAGCTGGCACCGGCCTGGCCCAGCTGCAGGCCATGCATGAAGCCGCTGAGGGGGCGTTGAGCATCATGGCCGGCGGCGGCGTTGACATCGCCGACTTCGCCGCTTTTCATGGAGCCGGACTGCGCGATGTTCATCTGTCCGCAAAGCGGACAGTCAATCAGTCTTCTCCAGCTCCGCTCACGGAAGCTGCCCAAGCTGAGGACAATAGCTATTTTGCCACCGACCCGGGCCTCGTGGAACAAGCCGGGATCGCTGCTAGAGCATTGGCCTGA
- a CDS encoding Lrp/AsnC family transcriptional regulator: MITAFVLIKTDASRIPESAQEISELAGISEVYSVTGEWDLIAIARVKKHEDLAEVIADKLSKVKSVVSTTTQISFRAYSQHDLDAAFSLGFDH; the protein is encoded by the coding sequence GTGATTACCGCATTTGTCCTGATCAAGACCGACGCTTCACGGATTCCCGAGTCCGCTCAGGAAATCTCGGAGCTGGCAGGTATCAGCGAGGTTTACTCCGTGACGGGCGAGTGGGATCTGATCGCGATTGCCCGGGTGAAGAAGCATGAGGACCTGGCCGAGGTCATCGCCGACAAACTTTCCAAGGTTAAGTCAGTGGTCTCCACCACCACCCAGATCTCCTTCCGTGCATACTCACAACACGATCTTGATGCGGCATTTTCCCTCGGCTTCGACCACTGA
- a CDS encoding DUF3054 domain-containing protein: protein MHTKTRPKPALVIYALAADLVLVLVFALSGRRSHAETLSLAGVLETAWPFLSALAAGWLICRMWAHPVQILPRGVYLWLITLILGMTLRLASGATAAIPFVVVATLVLALFLLGHRILATLVLRRRAKA from the coding sequence ATGCACACAAAAACTCGCCCCAAGCCCGCACTCGTTATCTACGCCCTTGCCGCCGACCTTGTGTTGGTGCTGGTCTTTGCGCTTTCCGGGCGCCGCAGCCATGCCGAGACGCTAAGCCTGGCGGGAGTGCTGGAAACGGCTTGGCCCTTCCTGTCTGCCCTGGCCGCGGGCTGGCTGATCTGCCGGATGTGGGCGCACCCGGTGCAGATTCTCCCCCGTGGCGTCTACCTGTGGCTCATCACCCTAATCCTTGGCATGACGCTGCGCTTGGCCTCGGGGGCCACGGCAGCCATCCCCTTCGTGGTGGTCGCCACCCTGGTGCTGGCCCTGTTCTTGCTGGGTCACCGAATCCTCGCAACACTGGTGCTCCGACGCCGTGCGAAAGCCTAG
- a CDS encoding YihY/virulence factor BrkB family protein, with the protein MTVTQRGPATAPGLVTPGAAVDKADAPAPDDERKPDSPTQLPAKSWKYAGRRAVAKFSADGCTDLAASLTYYGVLSLFPALLALISIMGLVGQAEQTSALLLDLVSRAAGPDTVEAIRQPVEQLTSSRAAGLTLAIGIVTALWSASGYVGAFSRSMNRIYGIDEGRPAWKLRPALLLVTLAVVLLVAIMALLLLLSGTVAQAVGEMLGVGSATLTVWSIAKWPVVGILAVVLIAILYYFTPNVRQPKFRWISIGAAVALVAVIVASAGFGLYVANFSNYNKTYGTIAGMIVLLLWMWIMNLVLLFGAEIDAELERVRQLQAGIEAEAQLQLPPRDIAASAKKEIKEQQLLSDGRALRAELRTEEEPPARKSAEARTLLWIAGIGAGALAVTALRNRRRRP; encoded by the coding sequence GTGACAGTAACTCAACGAGGCCCGGCCACAGCGCCGGGCCTCGTCACGCCCGGAGCAGCCGTGGACAAAGCCGACGCCCCAGCCCCAGATGACGAGCGCAAGCCAGATAGCCCCACCCAGCTACCTGCCAAGTCCTGGAAGTACGCCGGGCGCCGCGCCGTGGCCAAGTTCAGCGCCGATGGCTGCACAGACCTAGCAGCATCGCTGACCTACTACGGTGTGCTCTCCCTCTTCCCCGCCCTTCTGGCCCTGATCTCGATCATGGGTCTAGTGGGCCAAGCAGAGCAGACCTCGGCGCTCCTGCTGGATCTGGTGAGCCGGGCTGCCGGCCCGGACACTGTTGAGGCGATCCGGCAGCCCGTGGAGCAGCTGACAAGTTCCCGGGCTGCCGGGTTGACGCTCGCCATCGGTATTGTCACAGCCCTATGGTCCGCATCAGGATATGTTGGCGCGTTCAGCCGCTCCATGAACAGGATCTACGGCATTGACGAAGGCCGGCCAGCCTGGAAATTACGCCCGGCCCTGTTGTTGGTGACACTTGCCGTTGTCCTGCTGGTAGCCATCATGGCGCTGCTGCTATTGCTCTCCGGCACTGTTGCCCAAGCGGTGGGTGAGATGCTCGGCGTCGGCTCCGCCACCCTTACAGTGTGGTCCATCGCCAAATGGCCCGTGGTGGGCATCTTGGCCGTGGTGCTGATCGCCATCCTCTACTACTTCACCCCCAATGTGCGCCAGCCAAAATTCCGCTGGATTAGCATTGGCGCCGCCGTGGCCTTGGTGGCCGTGATTGTGGCATCAGCAGGTTTTGGCTTGTATGTGGCCAACTTCTCCAACTACAACAAGACCTACGGCACCATTGCCGGCATGATCGTGCTGCTGTTGTGGATGTGGATCATGAACTTGGTGCTGCTCTTCGGTGCGGAGATCGACGCCGAACTTGAGCGGGTTCGTCAACTCCAGGCGGGTATAGAGGCTGAAGCCCAACTTCAGTTGCCCCCACGCGACATTGCCGCCAGCGCCAAGAAAGAAATCAAAGAGCAACAGCTCCTGAGCGACGGTCGCGCGCTCCGTGCCGAATTGCGGACAGAGGAGGAACCTCCGGCCAGGAAATCGGCCGAGGCCCGCACGCTGCTGTGGATCGCCGGAATCGGTGCTGGAGCCCTTGCTGTGACCGCCTTACGCAACCGGCGCCGTCGACCCTGA
- a CDS encoding GlsB/YeaQ/YmgE family stress response membrane protein yields the protein MGFIGWIILGLIVGAIVKAIMPGKVGGGWVTSLILGVVGAIVGGWIGDLLFNKGEMGFFNIGSWLLAIVGGLVVAGIYGAITGRSKTSA from the coding sequence ATGGGTTTCATCGGATGGATTATTTTGGGCCTCATCGTCGGGGCCATCGTCAAGGCCATCATGCCCGGCAAGGTGGGCGGCGGCTGGGTCACAAGCCTGATCCTCGGTGTGGTTGGTGCCATTGTGGGCGGCTGGATCGGTGACCTTCTCTTCAACAAGGGTGAAATGGGCTTCTTCAACATCGGCTCTTGGCTGTTGGCAATTGTCGGCGGCTTGGTGGTCGCCGGCATTTACGGTGCTATCACCGGACGCAGTAAGACCTCCGCCTAG
- a CDS encoding long-chain-fatty-acid--CoA ligase, protein MPHNETTSPAPSPGPVQQPWVANYQPGVPADIEMPTESLVEMFERSVQEAGEHPAMEFFGRRTSYRELGEQVVQAAEGLRQLGVGRGDRVALILPNCPQHVVAFYAVLRLGAVVVEHNPLYTSRELRHQFEDHQARVVIAWNKVVPAVQEFPADVALDRIISVDLLAEFPALKRLALRLPLKKLRETRASLTAPAPGALPWKQLLAGGTLDPLHPRPLVNDLAVIGYTSGTTGRPKGAKLTHFNLYANALQGEAWMHGAQQQKEILYAVLPMFHAFGMTLYLTFGIRKQGLLVLFPKFDADLVLSAMKKSPATVYCAVPPIYERTAIAAKEKGVSLRSCKFCISGAMNLPNHVVELWESVSGGLLVEGYGMTESSPVALGNPFAETRQTGTIGVPFPSTLMKVVDLDEPSREVGQGEAGELLLKGPQIFQGYWNNPEETAKTLTKDGWLHTGDIVTVNEQGFTTIVDRAKELVITGGFNVSPSEVEDVLRQHEHVVDAAVFGQVAQRGGEMVVAAVQLEPGVALDEAALRAYCKGLMARYKVPVRIVAIDDMPRSMLGKILRKQVKEQSLPLL, encoded by the coding sequence ATGCCGCACAACGAAACCACCAGCCCAGCCCCCTCACCCGGCCCCGTCCAGCAGCCTTGGGTCGCCAACTACCAGCCGGGTGTTCCGGCCGATATCGAGATGCCCACTGAATCGCTGGTGGAGATGTTTGAGCGGTCCGTGCAGGAAGCAGGTGAGCATCCGGCCATGGAATTCTTTGGCCGGCGGACCAGCTACCGTGAGCTGGGGGAGCAGGTGGTCCAGGCTGCCGAAGGTCTGCGCCAGCTCGGTGTCGGCCGGGGAGACCGTGTCGCCTTGATTTTGCCGAACTGTCCGCAACACGTGGTGGCCTTTTACGCGGTGCTGCGGCTCGGGGCCGTGGTGGTTGAACACAACCCGCTCTACACCTCACGGGAACTGCGCCACCAATTTGAAGACCATCAGGCCCGCGTGGTGATCGCCTGGAACAAGGTGGTTCCGGCCGTGCAGGAGTTCCCTGCCGATGTAGCTCTTGACCGAATCATTTCCGTGGATCTGCTGGCGGAATTCCCGGCCCTCAAGCGGTTGGCCTTGAGATTGCCGTTGAAGAAGCTTCGCGAGACCCGCGCGTCCCTGACTGCTCCGGCGCCCGGTGCGCTGCCCTGGAAGCAGTTGCTCGCCGGTGGCACTCTTGATCCGCTCCACCCGCGCCCTCTGGTCAACGATCTGGCTGTGATTGGCTACACCTCAGGGACCACAGGCCGCCCCAAGGGTGCCAAGCTCACCCACTTCAACCTCTATGCCAACGCGCTTCAGGGCGAAGCCTGGATGCACGGGGCCCAGCAGCAGAAGGAAATTCTGTACGCCGTGCTACCCATGTTCCACGCTTTTGGCATGACGCTGTACCTCACATTCGGTATTCGCAAGCAGGGCCTGCTGGTCCTCTTTCCCAAGTTCGACGCCGATCTGGTGCTGTCTGCGATGAAAAAATCGCCCGCTACCGTGTACTGCGCCGTGCCGCCCATTTACGAGCGCACAGCCATCGCCGCCAAGGAGAAGGGCGTGTCACTGCGCTCCTGCAAATTCTGCATCTCCGGGGCCATGAACTTACCCAACCATGTGGTGGAACTGTGGGAATCGGTCTCCGGAGGGTTGCTGGTTGAAGGGTATGGCATGACCGAATCCTCCCCGGTGGCCCTCGGCAACCCCTTCGCTGAAACCCGGCAGACGGGCACCATTGGGGTGCCGTTCCCCTCCACCTTGATGAAGGTGGTGGATCTGGACGAGCCCTCTCGTGAGGTTGGCCAGGGTGAAGCCGGAGAACTGCTACTCAAGGGTCCGCAGATATTCCAGGGCTATTGGAACAACCCCGAGGAAACCGCCAAGACGTTGACCAAGGATGGCTGGCTGCACACGGGTGACATTGTCACCGTCAATGAACAGGGCTTCACCACCATTGTGGATCGCGCCAAGGAGCTGGTCATTACCGGGGGATTCAACGTTTCCCCGTCTGAGGTGGAAGACGTGCTGCGTCAGCATGAGCATGTGGTGGACGCGGCAGTGTTCGGCCAGGTTGCGCAGCGCGGTGGCGAAATGGTGGTTGCTGCCGTGCAGCTGGAACCCGGTGTGGCGTTGGATGAGGCCGCCCTCCGCGCGTACTGCAAGGGACTCATGGCCAGGTACAAGGTGCCCGTTCGCATTGTGGCCATCGATGACATGCCGCGGTCCATGCTTGGCAAGATCCTCCGCAAGCAGGTCAAGGAGCAATCGCTGCCGCTGCTCTGA
- a CDS encoding LLM class flavin-dependent oxidoreductase has translation MEIGAYSFGDTPLNADGTPGSTAEGIRNLFEAIVHADTQGLDYFGVGEHHTVSMPASSPGAMLAAAAGATKNIKLGSAASIISTDDPVRVYQQMTTADAISGGGRIEITAGRGSSVETFPLFGFDLRDYDQLYSEKLDLLMAINNAETENVTWSGSVRPAIDNLAVVPRPVKGKLPLWIATGGSPVSSARAGQLGLPISYGIIGGAPHRFASLAELYRQSAAQAGHAGAEIKISVAALGLVAPTKKEALERFYPGWRNLNVEMGRLRGWPAPDKNAYLAQADAPGAYYVGDPDEVAQRIAHLHGYMGHMRHFLQTDIGGLPHEHLLESITLLATEVKPRVDRLLAKK, from the coding sequence ATGGAAATCGGCGCGTACAGCTTTGGCGATACACCTCTGAATGCGGACGGCACGCCTGGGTCCACGGCTGAGGGCATTAGGAACCTGTTTGAGGCAATTGTTCATGCAGATACGCAGGGCTTGGACTACTTTGGTGTGGGGGAGCACCACACCGTCTCGATGCCCGCGTCATCGCCCGGTGCCATGCTGGCTGCGGCAGCAGGGGCCACCAAGAATATCAAACTCGGCAGTGCCGCCAGCATCATCAGCACTGACGATCCTGTTCGGGTCTACCAGCAGATGACCACGGCCGATGCCATCTCCGGTGGCGGGCGCATTGAAATCACTGCCGGACGCGGCTCCTCCGTGGAAACTTTCCCACTCTTTGGCTTCGATTTGCGTGACTACGACCAGCTCTACTCCGAAAAGCTTGATTTGCTCATGGCCATCAATAATGCCGAGACGGAAAACGTCACATGGAGCGGCAGTGTACGGCCCGCCATTGACAACCTGGCCGTCGTCCCGCGGCCAGTGAAGGGGAAGCTGCCGCTGTGGATCGCAACTGGCGGCAGCCCGGTGTCGTCCGCCAGGGCAGGACAGCTGGGACTGCCCATCTCCTACGGGATCATTGGCGGTGCGCCGCACAGATTTGCTTCCCTGGCCGAGCTGTACCGGCAATCAGCCGCGCAAGCCGGGCACGCTGGTGCTGAGATCAAGATTTCCGTGGCTGCACTGGGCCTGGTGGCACCCACCAAAAAAGAGGCGCTGGAGCGCTTCTACCCTGGCTGGCGCAACCTCAATGTGGAGATGGGACGGTTGCGCGGCTGGCCGGCACCGGACAAAAATGCCTACCTGGCTCAGGCTGACGCGCCTGGTGCCTACTATGTGGGCGATCCTGACGAGGTGGCGCAGCGGATCGCGCACCTGCACGGCTACATGGGTCACATGCGTCACTTCCTGCAAACAGACATTGGCGGATTGCCGCACGAACACCTGCTCGAATCCATCACGCTGCTGGCCACCGAGGTCAAGCCACGCGTTGACCGGCTGCTGGCCAAGAAGTAA
- a CDS encoding LLM class flavin-dependent oxidoreductase: MASSTSSPQQFELGLDTFGDITLDATGAPKPAAHVIRDVVEQAVLADKLGLDYFGVGEHHRDDYAISSPDMVLSAIAGQTQRIRLGSAVTVLSSDDPIRVFQRFSTLDAVSSGRAEVTLGRGSFTESFPLFGFDLANYEELFEEKLELFSELRKEGPVSWSGNTRPDMHGQMVYPHTESGSLKTWVAVGGSPQSVVRAAHYGLPLMLAIIGGEPAQFTPFAELYHRALKEFGQPEQPIGVHSPGHIAATDQQAMDELWPHYAAAHGRIGRDRGWPPMTRADFDATAGPTGALMVGSPETVARKITTVATALGLSRFDLKYSHGTLPHEAMMKSIELYATEVAPLVRENLHKA, from the coding sequence ATGGCCAGCAGCACTTCCTCGCCCCAGCAGTTTGAGCTGGGTTTGGACACTTTTGGAGACATCACCCTCGATGCCACCGGTGCACCCAAGCCTGCCGCACACGTGATTCGCGACGTCGTCGAACAGGCCGTCCTGGCTGACAAGTTGGGTCTGGATTACTTCGGCGTTGGTGAACACCACCGGGACGACTATGCCATTTCATCCCCGGACATGGTGCTCTCTGCCATTGCAGGACAGACTCAGCGCATCCGTTTGGGATCGGCCGTTACCGTGCTCAGTTCTGATGATCCCATCCGGGTGTTCCAGCGTTTTTCCACGCTCGACGCCGTTTCTTCTGGCCGCGCCGAAGTGACCTTGGGTAGGGGATCCTTCACGGAATCCTTCCCCCTGTTTGGTTTTGACCTGGCCAACTATGAGGAGCTCTTTGAGGAGAAGCTGGAGCTGTTCAGCGAGCTGCGCAAGGAAGGCCCTGTTAGTTGGAGCGGAAACACCCGTCCGGACATGCATGGCCAAATGGTGTACCCGCACACCGAATCCGGATCACTGAAAACCTGGGTCGCGGTGGGTGGCAGCCCGCAGTCGGTGGTGCGTGCTGCACACTACGGACTGCCGTTGATGCTGGCCATCATTGGTGGTGAGCCGGCACAGTTCACTCCCTTTGCGGAGCTCTACCACCGGGCTCTGAAGGAATTCGGGCAGCCGGAACAGCCCATCGGTGTTCACTCACCCGGTCACATTGCCGCCACGGATCAGCAGGCCATGGATGAACTGTGGCCGCACTATGCCGCAGCTCACGGTCGCATTGGACGCGACCGTGGCTGGCCACCCATGACGCGGGCCGATTTTGACGCCACAGCCGGACCTACTGGTGCACTCATGGTGGGCTCCCCAGAGACCGTGGCCAGAAAGATCACCACGGTGGCCACAGCGCTGGGCCTCTCGCGCTTTGACCTGAAGTACAGCCACGGCACGCTCCCTCACGAGGCCATGATGAAGAGCATCGAGCTGTACGCCACTGAAGTTGCCCCGCTCGTGCGGGAGAACCTTCACAAGGCATAG